The Mesorhizobium loti genome includes a region encoding these proteins:
- a CDS encoding alpha/beta hydrolase, with amino-acid sequence MSKDPFRTRDHVADFDDIVADIVARSATTRATLPMVADIPYGQGKAERLDLFFPQGRRSGLPVHIFVHGGYWRMFSRSDYSYIADTITRAGAIAVIVDYALMPEVRMAEIIEQVRRAKQWVVDNIAGHGGDPGRLSVSGHSAGAHLATFLFEQTPAPSRIQAALLLGGLYDLKPLQGSFLEPLIGITDEEADAFTPMTRRHEPETTVTILVGEQETPPFHHQAAEFSARLRARGLAVSEVSLSDRNHMDSVRDLGIAGTQAGDCLAGVIESTRI; translated from the coding sequence ATGTCGAAAGACCCCTTCCGCACCCGCGACCATGTTGCCGACTTCGATGACATCGTGGCCGATATCGTGGCGCGCAGTGCCACGACCCGGGCAACGCTGCCCATGGTTGCTGATATTCCCTACGGTCAAGGCAAAGCCGAGAGGCTCGACCTGTTCTTTCCGCAGGGAAGACGTAGCGGCCTTCCAGTGCACATCTTTGTCCATGGCGGCTACTGGCGCATGTTTTCAAGAAGCGACTATTCCTATATCGCGGACACCATCACCAGAGCCGGCGCGATTGCGGTCATCGTCGATTATGCACTGATGCCTGAAGTCAGGATGGCGGAGATCATCGAGCAGGTCCGGCGCGCCAAACAATGGGTGGTGGACAACATCGCCGGCCATGGCGGCGATCCCGGCCGGCTGAGCGTCAGTGGCCATTCGGCCGGCGCGCACCTTGCCACATTCCTGTTCGAGCAGACACCAGCACCGTCACGCATCCAGGCCGCGCTGCTGCTGGGTGGGCTCTACGACCTGAAGCCGCTGCAGGGATCCTTCCTTGAGCCGCTGATCGGCATCACCGACGAGGAGGCTGACGCCTTCACCCCGATGACGCGGCGGCATGAACCTGAGACGACAGTGACCATTCTCGTCGGGGAGCAGGAAACGCCACCTTTTCACCACCAGGCCGCCGAGTTCTCGGCGAGACTGCGTGCGCGGGGGCTCGCGGTCAGCGAGGTGTCTCTGAGCGATCGGAACCATATGGATAGCGTGCGCGATTTAGGTATCGCCGGTACCCAAGCAGGCGATTGCTTGGCGGGAGTCATCGAAAGCACCCGCATTTGA
- a CDS encoding glycosyltransferase family 4 protein — protein sequence MQRRKIVVVLKGYPRLSETFIAQELLGLERAGFDLILFALRRPTDAKRHPVHDEIKAPVHYLPEYLHEEPLRVVRSLFACLPRPGFWRALGSLAADIPRDFTRNRVRRFGQALVLAAEWPEDAGWLHAHFAHTPASVTRYASQLRGLPWSCSAHAKDIWTSADWDLAGKLASARWTVTCTKTGFDRLKKLANGNSSVHLSYHGLDLDRFGISGEARKQHDGSAPDEPVIVLSVGRAVAKKGYDTLLEALALLPGDLAWRFEHIGGGEELERLKALAQKLGLDGRVSWKGALAQEEVLEHYRRADIFALACRITANGDRDGLPNVLVEAASQRLACVSTDISGVPELLSPDETGLLVPTENPIALARALERLIRDPLLRARLGDAAEARVRGNFDHMASIGQLKELFEREWRAAE from the coding sequence TTGCAACGTCGCAAGATCGTCGTGGTTCTGAAGGGCTATCCGCGGCTGTCGGAAACCTTCATCGCGCAGGAACTGCTCGGTCTGGAGCGTGCGGGGTTCGATCTGATACTCTTCGCGCTCAGGCGGCCGACCGACGCAAAACGCCACCCCGTGCATGACGAGATCAAAGCGCCCGTCCATTATCTGCCGGAATATCTGCATGAAGAGCCGCTGCGCGTGGTTCGCTCGCTGTTTGCTTGTCTGCCGCGGCCGGGCTTCTGGCGCGCGCTCGGATCGCTGGCGGCCGATATCCCCCGCGACTTTACGCGCAATCGCGTGCGCCGCTTCGGGCAAGCGCTCGTGCTGGCGGCCGAATGGCCGGAAGATGCGGGCTGGCTGCATGCACATTTCGCGCACACGCCGGCATCGGTGACGCGCTATGCCAGCCAGCTTCGTGGCCTGCCCTGGAGCTGCTCGGCCCATGCCAAGGACATCTGGACTTCGGCGGACTGGGATCTGGCTGGCAAGCTTGCCTCGGCGCGCTGGACGGTCACTTGCACGAAAACCGGCTTCGACCGTCTGAAAAAACTCGCTAACGGCAACTCGTCTGTGCATCTGAGCTATCATGGGCTCGACCTTGATCGCTTCGGCATTTCCGGCGAGGCACGAAAACAGCATGACGGCTCGGCGCCGGACGAACCGGTCATCGTTCTGAGTGTCGGGCGCGCCGTTGCAAAGAAAGGTTACGATACCTTGCTGGAGGCCCTTGCCCTCTTGCCAGGTGATTTGGCGTGGCGTTTCGAGCATATTGGCGGCGGCGAGGAACTGGAACGGCTCAAGGCGCTGGCGCAAAAGCTCGGACTGGATGGTCGCGTCTCTTGGAAAGGCGCTCTCGCGCAGGAGGAGGTGCTCGAGCACTACCGCCGTGCCGACATCTTCGCCCTGGCCTGCAGGATCACCGCAAATGGCGACCGGGACGGTCTTCCGAATGTTCTGGTGGAGGCGGCCAGCCAGCGGCTTGCCTGCGTGTCGACCGATATTTCCGGCGTGCCGGAGCTTTTATCGCCGGATGAAACCGGGCTGCTGGTTCCGACGGAAAACCCAATCGCCCTGGCACGGGCGCTGGAGCGCCTGATCCGTGATCCCCTGCTGCGTGCCCGCCTCGGCGACGCCGCAGAGGCGCGCGTGCGCGGCAATTTCGATCATATGGCAAGCATTGGACAGCTCAAGGAGCTGTTCGAACGGGAGTGGCGGGCCGCCGAATGA
- a CDS encoding glycosyl transferase, with amino-acid sequence MKRLRAFFYVQHLLGIGHLARSSRVAAALVDDGFDVTVVTGGAPVAGFPGLGAISVTLPPVTSSDEGFSGLVDLQGKPIDDDFKKRRSEMLLQAFRDRRPDIVIVEAFPFGRRQMRFELLPLIEAIDAASPRPLLVTSVRDILQERVKPGRNEETVDLVNRHFDLVMVHGDPAFATIDKTFPLAGAIRAEVAYTGLVAAPPAPAASERFDVVVSVGGGAAGKNLVRSTVAAARNADNAWKWCLITGPNLPKDEFDAISGDATPGLSIFRFREDFASLLAGARLSVSQAGYNTVCDVLRARCRSLLVPFAAGGETEQTVRALMLEELGLATVRMEKDLTPEGLAQAIEQALAGPTPAAHRLDLEGARHSAQILRERHRTWSSKS; translated from the coding sequence ATGAAGCGGCTGCGCGCTTTCTTCTATGTCCAGCACCTGCTCGGCATCGGCCATCTCGCGCGCTCCAGCCGCGTCGCGGCAGCTCTGGTCGATGACGGGTTTGACGTAACCGTCGTCACTGGCGGAGCGCCGGTCGCGGGGTTTCCGGGATTGGGGGCAATATCCGTAACCCTGCCACCTGTCACCTCCAGTGATGAAGGATTTTCCGGACTTGTCGACCTGCAGGGCAAGCCCATCGACGATGATTTCAAGAAACGGCGTTCAGAGATGCTGCTGCAGGCATTCCGGGATCGCAGGCCTGATATCGTCATTGTCGAGGCGTTTCCATTTGGACGCCGGCAGATGCGTTTCGAACTCTTGCCGCTGATCGAGGCCATCGACGCGGCGTCGCCCAGACCGCTGCTGGTGACGTCCGTCCGTGATATCCTTCAGGAGCGCGTCAAGCCGGGCCGAAACGAGGAAACGGTCGATCTCGTCAACAGGCATTTTGACCTTGTCATGGTCCATGGCGATCCGGCTTTCGCAACCATCGACAAGACATTTCCACTGGCGGGAGCGATCAGGGCCGAGGTTGCGTACACAGGGCTCGTTGCCGCGCCACCAGCGCCTGCGGCCTCCGAGCGTTTCGACGTTGTGGTGTCGGTTGGCGGCGGGGCCGCCGGAAAGAACCTTGTCCGGTCCACCGTCGCAGCAGCGCGGAATGCCGACAACGCCTGGAAATGGTGTCTGATCACCGGCCCAAACCTGCCGAAGGACGAGTTTGACGCGATTTCAGGCGATGCCACGCCGGGCCTGTCCATCTTCCGGTTTCGCGAGGATTTCGCCAGCTTGCTGGCCGGCGCCCGCCTGTCGGTCTCGCAGGCGGGTTACAACACGGTCTGCGATGTCCTGCGCGCGCGCTGTCGCTCGCTGCTCGTTCCCTTTGCAGCCGGCGGGGAAACGGAACAGACGGTTCGCGCCCTGATGCTCGAAGAGCTCGGTCTTGCAACGGTGCGGATGGAAAAGGACCTGACGCCTGAAGGTCTGGCGCAAGCGATCGAACAGGCGCTTGCGGGACCGACGCCAGCCGCGCATCGTCTCGATCTGGAAGGCGCCCGTCACTCGGCGCAAATCCTGCGCGAGCGCCATCGAACCTGGTCCTCGAAATCCTAA
- a CDS encoding class I SAM-dependent methyltransferase codes for MDVTQPRNAGMDGHEQALDLTRGIAAYVNHPLVAGLARVIAKHPQADIANAFNHKQVACKMWALDKLFESNGGRFGRIWVLGGWYGVLPAMLFNDARFDIAAIDSIDIDPEVGPVARTLNREAGDRFRALTEDMYALDYAAGRPDLVVNTSCEHIADLGAWLALLPRGTNVLLQSNDYFSEPTHINCVASLAAFEAMAALREIRFSGELPTKKYTRFMLIGTV; via the coding sequence ATGGATGTCACGCAACCACGCAATGCCGGCATGGACGGGCACGAGCAAGCCCTGGACCTCACGCGGGGAATTGCTGCCTATGTCAACCACCCTCTCGTGGCCGGGCTGGCGCGCGTCATCGCCAAGCATCCGCAGGCCGATATCGCCAACGCCTTCAACCACAAGCAGGTCGCCTGCAAGATGTGGGCGCTCGACAAGCTGTTCGAAAGCAACGGCGGCCGGTTCGGGCGCATATGGGTTCTGGGCGGATGGTACGGCGTATTGCCGGCAATGCTTTTCAACGACGCCCGTTTCGACATCGCGGCGATCGACAGCATCGACATCGATCCTGAAGTCGGGCCGGTCGCCCGGACCCTCAACCGGGAAGCAGGCGACCGCTTCCGGGCGCTGACGGAAGATATGTACGCACTCGACTATGCGGCCGGGCGGCCCGACCTAGTGGTCAATACGAGCTGCGAACACATAGCCGACCTGGGTGCCTGGCTTGCCCTGCTTCCGCGGGGCACGAATGTGCTACTGCAATCGAACGATTACTTCAGCGAGCCGACGCACATCAACTGCGTGGCTTCGCTTGCAGCCTTCGAAGCGATGGCGGCGCTACGGGAGATCAGGTTCTCCGGCGAACTGCCGACAAAAAAATATACGCGCTTCATGCTGATTGGAACTGTCTGA
- a CDS encoding ABC transporter ATP-binding protein, whose amino-acid sequence MEPSLAHYIWKHTRKQQIWILMIVLLSMIPYFMSFDLPKLIVNGPIQGKGFEQPGATLPFMRLHYNLPFIGEVQFFSGFQLDRTATLLALSLVFLLLVVINGLFKLYINTYKGRLGERMLRRIRFDLIDRVLRFPPIYFKRVKSAEVATMVKDEVEPLGGFIGDAFLQPVLLGGQALTAMLFIMVQNVWLGMIAVVIVVIQIVLIPRMRRRLLVLGRQRQLTARALSGRVGEIVDGIGAVHVHDTSNYERADIAARLGLIFKIRFDLYQWKFMVKFLNNFLAQLTPFLFYMIGGYLVIGGRLDVGQLVAVIGAYKDLPGPMKELIDWDQDRQDVQVKYQQVVEQFTVEDIIAPGIGALTIDDPGPMTNPLSAVGLSIADDGGAMLLNRISMQVKPAETVALVSTPTGGAEALAEAFARLNWPESGKVASGADDLLELPEAVTGRRMSYASSDVFLFHASLRDNLLYGLKHAPLTSVTYDGAAADQQRWNIDEARRSGNPDFDIHSDWIDYASAGATGPHDLFEAVRRVLDAVLLSRDILDLGLRSSADLTRHTKLAGRIVELRAALRTRLEQEGLRELVVPFEPGAYNTEATIGQNLLFGAAAGPELADKALAANPYFASVLKQAGLDRTLYEMGMEIAEQAIELFADLPPDHQFFQQLAFMSAEEIPAYETLLQRLKNRPYEAVSEADRAMIITLSFAYIEPRHRFGLLTDELMSKIVAARNQFYENLPPELQNAIERYDPAKYIAAATVMDNVLFGRVGNNHPDAPDRIRSIVYEILDELGLYAELLDVGLDFNVGAGGRRLTGGQRQKLDVARALLKRPDFLILNRPLSALDQRIQDKVLRNVLEEARRDGHSPAIVWVVTSPAMAMMFDRVIVFDSGQLVEDGTHETLLAENGIFKELLS is encoded by the coding sequence ATGGAACCCAGCCTAGCCCACTATATCTGGAAGCACACTAGGAAGCAGCAGATCTGGATATTGATGATCGTCCTGCTTTCGATGATCCCGTATTTCATGTCCTTCGACCTGCCGAAGCTGATCGTCAACGGCCCGATCCAGGGCAAGGGGTTCGAGCAACCCGGCGCGACCCTGCCCTTCATGAGGCTGCACTATAACCTGCCGTTCATTGGCGAGGTCCAGTTCTTCTCCGGCTTTCAGCTCGACCGCACGGCGACGCTGCTTGCCCTGAGCCTCGTGTTCCTGCTGCTGGTCGTCATCAACGGCCTGTTCAAACTCTACATCAACACCTACAAGGGCCGCCTCGGCGAACGCATGCTGCGGCGTATCCGCTTCGATCTGATCGATCGTGTGCTGCGTTTTCCGCCGATTTACTTCAAGCGGGTGAAATCCGCCGAAGTGGCGACCATGGTGAAGGACGAGGTGGAGCCGCTGGGCGGCTTCATCGGCGATGCATTTCTGCAGCCGGTGCTGCTCGGCGGCCAGGCGCTGACAGCCATGCTGTTCATCATGGTCCAGAACGTCTGGCTTGGAATGATAGCGGTCGTGATCGTGGTGATCCAGATCGTGCTCATCCCGCGAATGCGGCGGCGGCTGCTCGTGCTCGGGCGCCAACGGCAATTGACGGCGCGCGCGCTTTCGGGCCGGGTTGGCGAAATCGTCGACGGCATCGGCGCGGTTCACGTCCACGACACGTCAAACTACGAGCGCGCCGACATAGCTGCCCGGCTCGGGCTCATCTTCAAGATCCGCTTCGATCTTTACCAATGGAAATTCATGGTAAAGTTCCTCAACAATTTTCTCGCGCAGCTCACACCCTTTCTGTTCTACATGATCGGCGGGTATCTGGTCATCGGGGGCCGGCTGGACGTCGGCCAGCTCGTGGCCGTGATCGGCGCCTACAAGGACCTGCCCGGACCGATGAAGGAACTGATCGACTGGGATCAGGATCGGCAGGATGTCCAGGTCAAATATCAGCAGGTCGTTGAACAGTTCACCGTCGAGGATATCATTGCGCCGGGGATCGGAGCACTAACGATCGACGATCCCGGTCCGATGACAAACCCGCTGTCGGCGGTCGGTCTGTCCATCGCAGACGATGGTGGTGCAATGCTCCTCAACCGTATCTCCATGCAGGTCAAGCCGGCTGAGACGGTGGCGCTGGTCAGCACCCCAACAGGTGGAGCGGAGGCGCTAGCAGAAGCCTTCGCGCGGCTGAACTGGCCGGAAAGCGGAAAGGTCGCTTCGGGCGCCGATGACCTGCTTGAACTCCCCGAAGCAGTGACCGGCCGGCGCATGTCCTACGCCTCGTCGGATGTTTTCCTGTTCCACGCAAGCCTGCGCGATAACCTGCTCTACGGGTTGAAGCATGCACCGCTGACATCGGTGACTTATGACGGCGCCGCGGCAGACCAGCAGCGCTGGAACATCGACGAGGCGCGCCGGTCGGGCAATCCGGATTTCGATATCCACAGCGACTGGATCGACTATGCTTCCGCCGGTGCTACCGGCCCGCACGACCTCTTTGAAGCGGTGCGCCGGGTGCTCGACGCGGTTCTTCTGTCGCGCGACATTCTGGATCTTGGCTTGCGCTCTTCGGCCGACCTCACACGTCACACGAAGCTTGCCGGGCGGATCGTCGAACTGCGTGCGGCGCTGCGAACCAGGCTGGAACAGGAAGGGCTGCGCGAACTGGTGGTTCCTTTCGAGCCGGGCGCTTACAACACGGAAGCGACGATCGGTCAGAACCTGCTTTTCGGTGCTGCCGCCGGCCCCGAACTGGCCGACAAGGCTCTGGCGGCCAATCCCTATTTTGCTTCCGTGCTGAAGCAAGCCGGCCTTGACCGCACGCTCTACGAAATGGGCATGGAGATCGCCGAACAGGCGATCGAGCTGTTTGCCGACCTGCCGCCCGATCACCAGTTCTTCCAGCAGCTCGCCTTCATGAGCGCCGAGGAGATCCCCGCCTACGAGACCTTACTGCAGCGGCTCAAGAACCGTCCCTACGAGGCGGTTTCGGAGGCCGACCGCGCCATGATCATCACCTTGAGCTTTGCCTATATCGAGCCCCGGCACCGCTTCGGCCTGCTGACCGACGAGTTGATGAGCAAGATCGTCGCCGCACGCAACCAGTTCTATGAAAACCTGCCGCCCGAGCTGCAAAACGCGATCGAACGGTATGATCCTGCCAAATACATCGCCGCGGCCACCGTCATGGACAATGTCCTGTTCGGGCGTGTTGGCAACAACCATCCCGACGCGCCGGACCGGATACGCTCCATCGTCTATGAAATTCTTGACGAACTGGGGCTTTATGCCGAGCTTCTGGATGTCGGCCTGGACTTCAACGTCGGCGCCGGCGGCAGGCGGCTGACCGGTGGACAGCGACAAAAGCTCGATGTTGCCCGGGCCCTGCTCAAGCGTCCCGATTTTCTCATTCTCAACCGGCCGCTGTCGGCGCTCGACCAGCGCATTCAGGACAAGGTGCTGCGAAACGTGCTCGAGGAAGCCAGACGCGACGGCCATTCGCCGGCGATTGTGTGGGTCGTGACGAGTCCGGCAATGGCGATGATGTTCGATCGCGTTATCGTCTTTGACTCGGGTCAACTGGTGGAAGACGGTACACACGAGACACTTTTGGCAGAGAACGGTATCTTCAAGGAACTTCTGTCATAG
- a CDS encoding cyclic nucleotide-binding domain-containing protein yields MLLKDEVGMLQRVPLFSGIEPAKLKLLAFTSDRVNYSAGQILFRQGDEADAAYVILSGRADILVDSDSGQIKVAELLPNSIVGEIAILCNSSRTATVRAASDLEVLRIRKDHFLRLMKEFPEMTIEILRVLADRLSHTTADLIDARTA; encoded by the coding sequence ATGCTGCTCAAGGATGAAGTTGGAATGCTGCAACGCGTTCCCTTGTTCTCTGGCATCGAGCCGGCAAAGCTCAAGCTGCTTGCGTTCACATCCGATCGCGTGAACTACAGCGCCGGCCAGATTCTTTTCCGGCAGGGCGACGAGGCAGACGCCGCCTATGTCATCCTTTCGGGCAGGGCGGATATTTTGGTCGATTCCGACAGCGGGCAGATAAAAGTTGCCGAACTGCTGCCAAATTCGATCGTTGGCGAGATCGCCATATTGTGCAACAGCTCCCGCACTGCCACCGTCAGAGCGGCAAGTGATCTGGAGGTCTTGAGAATCCGCAAGGATCATTTCCTAAGGCTTATGAAGGAGTTCCCGGAAATGACCATCGAGATATTGCGGGTTCTTGCCGATCGGCTAAGCCATACGACCGCGGATCTGATCGACGCACGAACCGCCTAG
- a CDS encoding MBL fold metallo-hydrolase produces the protein MDDDFFLVRFWGVRGSIAVSGPEFARYGGNTICIEMRCGKHTLLFDAGSGLRPAGRALQASDVTDFDLLFTHCHYDHIIGLPAFAPIFDPSVKFTLWSGHLAGRMTTRQMIDEFIRPPWFPVKMDVCKAKLDCRDFVSGDVLRPREGVVVRTGSLTHPGGCIGYRVEWGGRVVAVITDTEHEPDKLDQSVLGLIEDADLVIYDCTYTEKEMERRRGNGHSTWQQGVKLCEAAGARGLALFHHDPTRTDEQLDEMEKLAKDRFAGAFAAWDGQTLKFPVSLHKKR, from the coding sequence ATGGACGACGATTTTTTCCTGGTCAGATTTTGGGGCGTGCGCGGCAGCATCGCGGTATCCGGGCCAGAATTCGCTCGCTATGGCGGCAACACAATCTGCATCGAGATGCGATGCGGCAAGCATACGCTTCTGTTCGACGCGGGCTCTGGCCTACGGCCTGCCGGCAGGGCGCTTCAGGCGTCGGATGTGACCGATTTCGACCTGCTTTTCACCCATTGTCATTACGATCACATCATCGGGCTGCCGGCTTTTGCGCCGATCTTTGACCCAAGCGTCAAGTTTACGCTTTGGTCCGGGCATCTTGCAGGACGCATGACGACCCGGCAGATGATCGATGAGTTCATACGGCCGCCCTGGTTTCCGGTGAAAATGGACGTCTGCAAGGCCAAGCTCGACTGCCGCGATTTCGTGTCCGGAGACGTGCTTCGGCCGCGCGAAGGCGTGGTGGTTCGGACCGGCAGTCTCACCCATCCGGGTGGTTGCATAGGCTACCGGGTCGAATGGGGCGGCCGCGTCGTGGCGGTGATCACGGACACCGAGCACGAGCCGGACAAACTCGATCAGTCGGTGCTCGGCCTGATCGAAGATGCCGACCTCGTCATCTACGATTGCACCTACACCGAGAAGGAAATGGAACGGCGCCGCGGTAACGGCCACTCGACATGGCAACAGGGCGTCAAGCTTTGTGAGGCGGCCGGTGCGCGGGGGCTCGCGCTGTTTCACCACGATCCGACACGCACCGACGAGCAACTGGACGAGATGGAGAAACTGGCCAAGGACAGGTTTGCCGGCGCTTTTGCCGCGTGGGATGGCCAGACGCTCAAATTTCCGGTCTCATTGCACAAAAAGCGCTGA
- a CDS encoding polysaccharide deacetylase translates to MTSDLIWQPLVEELARRQRAGRKAEFWLRDDDAVDPTPALDRLLDLTGEFAVPVTLAVIPARTDGKLVARLDEAPHATVAIHGWAHRNHAPEDQKKQELGAHRPREAVLDDLARGLSHVTGLHGARAVPMLVPPWNRIDAGLVSDLGSIGFAALSVYGPPKPASLAVINSNVDIMDWHGTRGCRDHGLLVQAIIAHLQHAFDGGEPVGLLTHHLVHDESAWLFLERLFTVTAQIEACAWLPIRTFIDRAQRR, encoded by the coding sequence ATGACATCCGATCTCATCTGGCAGCCCTTGGTGGAAGAACTGGCGCGCCGCCAACGGGCGGGCCGCAAGGCAGAGTTCTGGCTGCGTGACGATGACGCCGTGGATCCGACGCCTGCGCTTGATCGGCTGCTCGACCTCACCGGTGAATTCGCGGTGCCGGTCACTCTGGCCGTCATTCCGGCCCGTACCGACGGGAAGCTTGTCGCACGGCTTGACGAGGCGCCGCATGCCACGGTCGCCATCCATGGCTGGGCGCACCGAAATCATGCGCCCGAGGACCAGAAAAAGCAGGAGCTCGGCGCGCATCGGCCACGCGAGGCCGTGCTCGATGATCTGGCTCGCGGGCTGTCGCACGTAACCGGCCTGCATGGCGCACGTGCCGTTCCTATGCTGGTGCCACCCTGGAACAGGATCGACGCCGGCTTGGTATCCGACCTTGGATCGATAGGATTTGCGGCATTGTCGGTCTATGGGCCGCCGAAGCCGGCGTCCCTGGCGGTCATCAACAGCAATGTCGACATCATGGATTGGCACGGCACGCGCGGTTGCCGCGATCATGGCCTGTTGGTTCAGGCTATCATCGCGCATTTGCAGCACGCATTCGACGGGGGCGAGCCGGTCGGCCTGCTCACCCACCATCTCGTACATGATGAATCGGCCTGGCTTTTCCTCGAACGGCTGTTCACAGTCACCGCACAGATTGAAGCCTGCGCATGGCTTCCGATCAGGACATTCATTGATCGTGCGCAGCGCCGCTAG
- a CDS encoding glycosyltransferase family 4 protein, translating into MRIAFYAPLKSPNHPVVSGDRQMARMLVRALEHGGHSVELASELRFYLRQPEPKSFDALKIEAQEEAARLTELWHRDGKPDLWFSYHPYYKAPDLIGPELASAFGVPYVTAEASYSRRRNVGLWADSQALVVRAIEQAALNICFTQRDRQGLTDAAPDAAFGMLSPFIDTSAFKEMPARGCPTRLVTVAMMRPGDKVESYRMLAQALGSICHLPWTMSVVGDGPAHDEVKAQFAGLPADRIEWLGAIEPAAVPDVLYTGGIYVWPGYGEAYGVAYLEAQAAGLPVVAQDIAGVPEVVRDGQTGFLTPPGDVAAFASAIERLLARNDERTIMAVEARRFVLDERSLGGAAARLAALFAKIRVS; encoded by the coding sequence ATGCGAATTGCCTTCTATGCGCCGCTAAAGTCACCCAATCATCCCGTTGTCTCCGGCGATCGCCAGATGGCGCGGATGCTGGTCAGAGCGCTGGAGCATGGCGGGCATAGCGTCGAACTGGCATCTGAATTGCGCTTCTATCTACGCCAACCGGAGCCGAAAAGTTTCGATGCGCTCAAGATCGAGGCCCAAGAGGAAGCCGCGCGGCTGACAGAGCTTTGGCATCGTGACGGCAAGCCCGATCTCTGGTTCTCCTATCATCCCTATTACAAGGCGCCCGACCTGATCGGGCCCGAGCTGGCGTCGGCCTTTGGTGTCCCCTATGTGACAGCGGAAGCCTCCTATTCGAGGCGGCGCAACGTCGGTTTGTGGGCCGATAGCCAAGCGTTGGTGGTGCGAGCCATCGAACAGGCAGCGCTGAACATCTGCTTCACGCAAAGGGATCGCCAGGGACTGACGGACGCTGCTCCCGACGCAGCTTTCGGTATGCTTTCGCCCTTCATCGACACATCGGCATTCAAGGAAATGCCGGCACGAGGTTGTCCGACGCGCCTCGTTACCGTCGCCATGATGCGCCCGGGCGACAAAGTCGAAAGCTATCGCATGCTGGCGCAAGCGCTCGGTTCGATCTGCCATCTGCCCTGGACCATGTCGGTCGTCGGCGACGGGCCTGCCCATGACGAGGTCAAGGCGCAATTCGCCGGCTTGCCCGCCGACCGTATCGAATGGCTCGGCGCGATTGAGCCAGCCGCCGTGCCGGACGTCCTCTACACCGGCGGAATTTACGTCTGGCCGGGTTACGGCGAGGCCTATGGCGTTGCCTATCTTGAAGCACAGGCCGCCGGCCTTCCGGTGGTGGCTCAGGACATCGCCGGCGTGCCGGAGGTCGTGCGCGATGGCCAGACCGGGTTTCTCACCCCGCCGGGCGATGTGGCGGCGTTTGCTTCCGCCATTGAAAGGCTTCTGGCCCGTAACGACGAAAGAACCATAATGGCCGTGGAAGCCAGACGTTTCGTCCTCGACGAACGTTCCCTCGGTGGCGCAGCGGCGCGTCTGGCCGCACTTTTTGCGAAGATTCGAGTCTCATGA